The Devosia sp. A16 genome includes a window with the following:
- a CDS encoding universal stress protein, with protein MINDIAIHLTGSGEDAFRIGEAAAVARTLDARLTGIYLHQLPEVLAITDPSGSAFLRRLVAQSEAEAEAAVKAADQDLRRFGLPYEVRRLDVYPRQAGEAMSNLVRQSDLFVGTRPYGDPDKAQAIEEAVLFQSGRPCLFVPPSYQRRSVCENVLLAWKNTPEAARAVADAMPLLKRAKSVVVAIVDEALGAPEEQGNAPDEDVGRYLSRHGIKADVHIIDGWTNTGAAILNEAARTAAHLIVMGAYGHSRLREWLLGGATREVLSSAPVPVLVSH; from the coding sequence GTGATCAACGATATCGCCATTCACCTGACCGGCTCGGGCGAGGACGCCTTCCGTATCGGCGAGGCTGCGGCAGTTGCGCGGACACTGGATGCGCGTCTGACCGGGATCTACCTGCACCAATTGCCCGAGGTGCTCGCCATCACCGATCCGAGCGGCTCGGCCTTCCTGCGGCGACTGGTGGCGCAGTCCGAGGCCGAAGCCGAGGCAGCGGTCAAGGCGGCCGATCAAGACCTTCGCCGGTTCGGCCTGCCCTATGAGGTGAGGCGGCTCGACGTCTATCCGCGCCAGGCGGGCGAGGCGATGTCGAACCTGGTACGCCAGTCCGACCTGTTCGTCGGGACACGCCCCTACGGCGATCCGGACAAGGCACAGGCGATCGAAGAGGCGGTGCTGTTCCAGTCGGGTCGGCCCTGCCTGTTCGTGCCGCCGTCGTACCAGCGCCGCTCCGTCTGCGAGAACGTGCTGCTTGCCTGGAAGAACACCCCTGAGGCGGCCCGCGCCGTCGCCGATGCGATGCCGTTGCTGAAGCGCGCGAAGTCGGTGGTCGTCGCCATCGTCGACGAAGCCCTCGGCGCGCCCGAGGAGCAGGGCAACGCGCCGGACGAGGATGTCGGTCGCTACCTGAGCCGGCACGGCATCAAGGCCGACGTCCACATCATCGATGGCTGGACCAACACCGGCGCCGCCATTCTCAACGAGGCCGCGAGGACTGCCGCGCATCTCATCGTCATGGGAGCCTATGGCCATTCGCGGCTGCGCGAGTGGCTGCTCGGTGGGGCGACCCGCGAAGTCCTGAGCTCGGCCCCCGTGCCGGTGCTGGTGTCGCATTGA
- a CDS encoding PAS domain-containing sensor histidine kinase — protein sequence MAVDGAAKGRWAPYLVALFMVLAIFMVRYALDELVPRSAVGLVFVPAVLVASMLGGLLPGVFATLIAAPAVLYLLFDPSESALAVGVNIGLFVLVGAIVAWLGGMLHRSLRRQAETLASLQTREAHLQSILDTVPDATVVIETDGTVTSFNKAAVRQFGYQPEEVIGQNVRMLMPSPYREQHDGYIDRYLTTGEKRIIGVDRVVVGRRKDGSTFPMTLAVGETRIAGKRHFTGFIRDLTERQESAAQLEAAQGELARLARLNELGEMASTLAHELNQPLASIANYVQGCAMMLDKVGEEYAVRMRGALTEAAKQALRAGDIIRHLREFVTRGDTERRPEDMRKLVEEAGALALMGSRERGVRAHFEFGPGDSLVVVDRVQIQQVLTNLMRNAVEAMTDSQTRELTVSTRQEDDRLLVEVADTGTGISEEVASRLFQPFVTSKPGGMGVGLSISQRIVGSHGGEISVSRNQSGGATFSFSLPIVKEMQGE from the coding sequence ATGGCGGTTGACGGCGCAGCGAAGGGCAGGTGGGCGCCTTACCTGGTGGCCCTGTTCATGGTCCTCGCGATCTTCATGGTGCGCTACGCCCTCGATGAACTGGTGCCGCGTTCCGCGGTCGGGCTGGTCTTCGTTCCGGCGGTGCTGGTGGCCTCGATGCTGGGCGGCCTGCTGCCTGGCGTCTTCGCGACCTTGATTGCGGCTCCAGCGGTACTCTACCTGCTGTTCGACCCCTCCGAGTCCGCGCTGGCGGTCGGGGTCAATATCGGCCTGTTCGTGCTGGTAGGCGCGATCGTGGCCTGGCTGGGCGGAATGCTGCACCGTTCGCTTCGCCGCCAGGCCGAAACGCTGGCCTCGCTTCAGACGCGCGAGGCCCACCTGCAATCGATCCTCGATACCGTTCCCGATGCCACCGTGGTGATCGAGACCGATGGCACCGTCACATCCTTCAACAAGGCGGCCGTGCGGCAGTTCGGCTATCAACCCGAGGAAGTGATCGGCCAGAACGTGCGCATGCTCATGCCATCGCCCTACCGCGAGCAGCATGACGGCTATATCGACCGCTATCTTACCACCGGCGAGAAGCGCATCATCGGCGTCGATCGGGTGGTCGTGGGGCGCCGCAAGGACGGCTCCACCTTTCCGATGACCCTCGCGGTGGGAGAAACGAGGATCGCCGGCAAACGCCATTTCACCGGCTTCATCCGCGACCTCACCGAACGGCAGGAGAGCGCGGCGCAGCTCGAGGCGGCGCAAGGCGAGCTGGCCCGACTGGCGCGCCTCAACGAACTGGGAGAGATGGCCTCGACGCTGGCGCACGAGCTGAACCAGCCGCTCGCATCCATCGCCAACTATGTCCAGGGCTGCGCCATGATGCTGGACAAGGTCGGCGAGGAATATGCGGTGCGGATGCGCGGCGCCCTGACCGAGGCGGCCAAGCAGGCCCTGCGCGCCGGCGACATCATCCGGCACCTGCGCGAGTTCGTTACCCGCGGCGATACCGAGCGACGGCCGGAGGATATGCGCAAACTGGTCGAAGAAGCCGGAGCGCTGGCCCTGATGGGCTCGCGCGAACGCGGTGTCAGGGCGCATTTCGAGTTCGGCCCCGGCGACAGCCTGGTTGTCGTGGACAGGGTGCAGATTCAGCAGGTGCTGACCAATCTGATGCGGAACGCGGTGGAGGCGATGACCGACAGCCAGACCCGGGAACTGACCGTCAGCACCCGGCAAGAAGACGATCGGCTGCTGGTCGAGGTGGCCGATACCGGCACTGGCATTTCAGAAGAAGTTGCCAGCCGCCTGTTCCAGCCCTTCGTTACAAGCAAACCAGGCGGCATGGGTGTCGGGCTGTCGATCTCCCAACGCATCGTCGGTTCGCATGGCGGCGAGATTTCGGTTTCGCGCAACCAGTCGGGAGGGGCTACCTTCTCGTTCAGCCTGCCCATCGTGAAGGAGATGCAGGGTGAGTAG
- a CDS encoding flavodoxin family protein, with product MTALVLYYSNTGNTQKVARALAEQLGAELAEITCQTYLAWYGPVAMAWDIFTRHRPRVTVVAPRDAHYDLVVVGGPVWAARAAPPVLSAMQKLPAADATAVFLTCRGTSPSSPPEPALAEMQVAAGSKGQASRIFREEEVRGPALSEKIAEFAGRLRAGAAV from the coding sequence ATGACAGCGCTGGTGCTCTATTACTCCAATACCGGGAACACGCAGAAGGTTGCGAGGGCGCTCGCCGAGCAACTGGGCGCCGAACTGGCCGAGATCACCTGCCAGACGTACCTCGCCTGGTATGGGCCCGTCGCCATGGCCTGGGACATCTTCACACGGCACCGTCCACGCGTGACCGTCGTCGCGCCCCGCGATGCGCATTACGACCTGGTGGTGGTCGGCGGCCCGGTCTGGGCGGCGCGCGCGGCGCCGCCGGTGCTGAGCGCGATGCAGAAGCTGCCGGCGGCAGACGCCACCGCCGTCTTTCTTACCTGTCGCGGCACCAGCCCCAGCTCGCCGCCCGAGCCGGCCCTGGCCGAGATGCAGGTCGCCGCCGGATCGAAGGGGCAGGCAAGCCGGATCTTCCGCGAGGAGGAGGTGCGCGGTCCTGCCCTGAGCGAGAAGATCGCCGAATTCGCCGGCCGACTGAGAGCCGGAGCCGCGGTTTGA
- a CDS encoding DUF998 domain-containing protein, giving the protein MSRLEHLALWGGIAAPLLYVVTVLAAGAVLPGYDPVADPISALTAAGRPSIRWIEAGFGLYNLLLAAFAGVGWSLAGRNWRPVFATLMVTAGAGLLMWPFAMDMRGVPISAHGVVHLGLAAVASISTIVAVLLSAIAWRRAGDRRMARFCALCLLVITLSGAVAGVATATGWPIAGLLERLTIGGFMLWLAVTAARFAGTSKLAPTGASH; this is encoded by the coding sequence TTGAGCCGCCTCGAACATCTTGCGCTGTGGGGAGGCATCGCAGCGCCGCTGCTCTATGTCGTCACTGTGCTGGCCGCCGGGGCGGTGCTGCCCGGATATGATCCGGTGGCCGACCCGATCAGCGCCCTCACCGCGGCCGGACGCCCCAGCATCAGGTGGATCGAGGCCGGCTTCGGCCTCTACAACCTGCTGCTCGCGGCCTTTGCCGGCGTCGGCTGGAGCTTGGCCGGACGCAACTGGCGACCGGTCTTTGCCACCCTCATGGTGACGGCCGGCGCCGGGCTGCTGATGTGGCCGTTTGCCATGGACATGCGGGGGGTGCCGATATCGGCGCATGGCGTCGTGCATCTGGGGCTCGCTGCGGTGGCCAGCATATCGACGATCGTCGCCGTGCTGTTGTCCGCTATTGCCTGGCGCCGCGCCGGAGACCGCCGGATGGCGAGGTTCTGTGCCCTCTGCCTGCTGGTCATCACCCTGTCGGGGGCGGTCGCCGGGGTTGCGACGGCGACCGGGTGGCCGATCGCGGGGCTGCTCGAGCGTCTGACGATCGGCGGCTTCATGCTCTGGCTGGCGGTCACTGCCGCTCGATTTGCCGGCACGTCAAAGCTTGCCCCCACCGGGGCGTCTCACTAG